The Bosea vestrisii genome segment ATCGAGGACCGGCTGGAGCATCTGAGCGCCGCAGTGGCGGCGACGAACCGCGTCACCACGCTGAAGGCCGCCGTCACGAGCGAGGGCCGCATCACTGCGCTGGACTGGGACCAGGTCGAGGATTGCGGCGCCTATCCGCGGGCGCCCGAGCCCGCCACGCTCTACCGCATGCATGGCAACCTGACCGGGGCCTACGACATTCGGAATCTCGCCATCCGCAACCGCGTCGTGCTGACCAACAAGGCTCCGACGGGTCTCGTGCGCGGCTTCGGCGGCCCACAGGTCTACTATGCGCTGGAGCGGCTGATGCAGCGCATCGCCGTCGAGCTCGGGCTTGATCCGCTGGCCGTCATCCGCGCCAACCTCATTCAAAGCGGGGCGTTTCCTTATCGCACGGCCTCGGGCGCGCTCTACGATTCCGGCGACTATGTGAAGGCAGTTGATCTCGCTACGGCCGAAGGCCGGCTCGCCAAGCTGGAAAGGCGTCGCGACGAAGCCCGCGCCGCCGGCAGATGCTACGGCATCGGCTTTGCCGCGGCCGTCGAGCCCAGCGTTTCCAATATGGGCTATATCACCACGGTCCTGACCGCCGCCGAGCGGAAGAAGGCCGGGCCCAAGAACGGCGCGCAGGCGACGGCAACCGTGTCGCTCGATCCCGTCGGCTCGGTCAGCGTCCATGTCGCCTCGGTGCCGCAGGGACAGGGCCATCGCACGGTGCTGGCGCAGGTCGTGGCCGATGTCTTCGGCCTGCCCCGTGAGGCGGTCAACGTCGTCGCCGATCTCGATACGGGCAAGGACGCCTGGTCGATCGCATCGGGGAATTATTCGAGCCGCTTTGCGGCCGCCGTCGCCGGTACAGCGCATCTGGCTGCGACCCGCCTGCGCGACAAGCTGGCTGCTATCGCCGGAAGCCAGCTCGACGTCCCGCCCGGGCAGATCGGCTTTGCCGGCGGCGCCGTCTTCGCCAAGGGCGACGCGGCCAACACGCTCCCCCTTCGGCCGCGTCGCCGCTCTTTCGCACTGGTCGCCTGCGCTGCTGCCCGACGGCGTCGACCAGGCGATCCGCGAGACCGCCTTCTGGACGCCCCCGGAGCTGTCCGCTCCAACCGAGATCGATGAGGTCAATTCCTCGCTCTGCCATGGCTTCATCTTCGACATGGCCGGCGTCGAGGTCGAAGTCGAAACCGGCAAGGTCCGCATCGATCGCTATGTCACCATGCATGACTGCGGGCGCGTGCTGCATCCCGGCATGGTCGAAGGCCAGATCAGGGGCGGCTTCGCGCAGGCGCTCGGCGCGACCTTCTACGAGGAACTCGCCTATGCCGATGACGGCGCTTTCCTGACCGGCACCTTCGCCGACTACCTGCTGCCGACCGCGACCGAAACGCCCGATATCGAGATCCTGCATATCGAGACGCCCTCGCCCTTCACGCCGCTCGGCGCCAAGGGCGTCGGCGAAGGCAATTGCATGTCGACGCCGGTCTGCCTCGCCAATGCGGTGGCCGACGCGCTCGGCGTCGCGGAACTGAACCTGCCGCTGACCCCTGCCCGCGTCGCCGCGCTAATCGCCGCTCCGGAGCCCGCTTTGCCCGAGGCCCATCGCGACCGGGGGGCCGGCCTGGGCGCAGCCAAGCCCGGCGATCGCACGCTGCGCGGCGAAGGGCAGGCCAGGGTAGCGGCCACGCCGGAAGCGATCTGGGCGATGCTGCTCGACGCCGACCAGCTGGCCTCGATCATCCCCGGCTGCAATGGCGTCAGGAAGCTTTCGGAGACGTATTTCAAGGCCGATGTGACGCTCGGCGTCGGTCCGGTGAAGGGTCGCTACAAGGCCGAGATCAAGCTCTGCGACCTCGATCCGCCAAAGGCCGCGACGCTGACCGGCTCGGTCTCCGGCGCGCTCGGCACCGGCGGCGGTTCCGGCCGCGTCAGCCTGTCGCCTGGCGAAGACGGGCTCACCATCATCTCCTATACCTATGAAGCGGCGGTCGGCGGCAAGGTCGCGGCCATTGGCGGACGCCTGCTCGATGGCGCGGCCAAGGCGATCATCGGACAGTTCTTCGCGGCGCTCGCGCGCAAGGCTGCCCCCGAAAGCGCGAAGACCGGCTTCTTCGCCCGCCTGTTGCGGAGGCGGGCATGAAGCCCGCCGCTTTCGACTATATCCGCGCCAGCGACCTCTCCGAGGCGCTGGATGCGCTCAGCCGACACGGATCGGACGCCCGCATCATCGCCGGCGGACAGTCGCTGCTGCCGATGCTGAACATGCGGCTGGCGAAGCCCGCCGTGCTGATCGACGTGATGGGCATTCCCGGGCTCGACCAGGTTCGGCGCGAAGGCGATGCCATCGTGGTGCCCGCCGGGGTGCGGCAGGCCGCGCTGATGCGCAGGCCCAACCTCGCTGCCGAACTGCCGCTGCTGGCGGCTGCCCTGCCCTGGCTCGGGCACTACCAGACACGGGCGCGAGGCACCGTCTGCGGCTCGGCCGCCCATGCCGATCCAAGCGCGGAGATTCCGCTCTGTCTCGTGGCGCTCGACGGCGAGATCAGGCTGCGCTCGCGCAAGAAGAGCCGAACCGTGAAAGCGAGCGCTTTCTTCGCCGGCATGATGGTGACCGACAAGAGCGACGACGAGCTGATCGAGGCGGTCGCCTTCCCGACCGCCAAGGCCGGAACCGGTCATGCCTTCAAGGAGGTCGCGCGCCGCCACGGCGATTTCGCCATCGTCGGCTGCGCGGCGGTCGCGACGCGCGATGCGATCCATTTTGCGGTTGCCGGCGTCGCCGACAAGCCTGAGCGCCGCAGCTTCCCACTGCTTGAAGGCACCGCGCTCTCCGACGCGCTCAATGCCTTCGCCTGGGACCTCGACGCACGCGACGATGTCCATGCCACGGCCCGTCTGCGCCGCAACCTGGTGCGTTCGCTTGGCCGCGACACGATCGCGGAGGCGCTGTCATGTCGCGCCTGAGCGCCACGACGCGCCATCGCGTCGCCTTCATGCTGAACGGCAGGCCGGTTTCACTGGAGGCGGAACCGCGCCTGCTCGCGACCGATGCGCTGCGCCATGACCTTGGCGCCACCGGAACCCATGTCGGCTGCGAGCATGGCGTCTGCGGGGCCTGCACCATCCAGATCGACGGCGCGCCGGCGCGTGCCTGCCTGACGCTAGCGGTCCAGCTCGAGGGCTGCGAGGTCAGGACGGTTGAAGGGCTCGCGCCCGCTGCCGACAGGCTCTCGGTGATGCAGGCGGCCTTCCGCCGTCATCACGCTTTGCAATGCGGATTCTGTACCGCCGGCATCCTGATCTCGCTCGACGCCTTTCTGCGCGAGCAGCCTCATCCGAGCGAAGAGCAGCTGCGCGAGGTCGTCGGCGGCCATCTCTGCCGCTGCACCGGCTATACGCCGATCATCCGGGCCGCGCTCGAAGCCGCCGCCCAGCTGCGCGCCGCGCCGTCCCTCCCGGAAGCTGCACATGTTTGATCTCGGCACCAGCTTCATGGCCAGCGTCGCACGCGATCCCGATGCGCTCGCCATCGTCGATGGCGATGTCCGGCTGAGCTATTCGCAATGGCTTAGGCGCATATCGTCGCTGGTCGCGTCCTTCGACGGCATGGGCCTGAAGGCGGGCGACCATGTCGTCACGGTGCTTCAGAACCGCTGGGAGGCGGCGAGCCTGCATTGGGCCTGCCAGTTTGCCGGGCTGACGATCGTGCCGATCAACTGGCGCGCCAAGCCCGACGAGATCGATTTCGTCATCGAGAATTGCGAGGCTAGGGCGATCGCGTTCGAGGCGGTCGCCGGGCAGGCCATGGCCGAGAGCCGGCTCGCGACCTCAATCCCGCGCATCTCCATCGGCGCCGATGCGAGGCCGGCGGAGCTGACATTTGCCGAGATGGTGGCCGTGCCAGCTCCAACTGCGACTCCGCGCGCGCGCGCCGATGCCTGGTCGCTGATGCTCTATACCTCCGGCACCACGGCCAAGCCCAAGGGCGTGCCGCGCCGACACCGGGCCGAGCGTATGGCGGGCCTCGCCCATGTCGCCCAGAATCTCTATGCGCATGGCGAACGCACGCTCGGCGTCATGCCGCTCTATCACACCATGGGCGTGCGCTCGCTGATTGCCATGTCGCTGATCGGCGGCGTCTTCGTCTGCCTGCCACGCTTCGACGTGGGCCAGGCGCTGGCGCTGATCGAGGCGGAAGCGATCACCAACCTCTATCTCGTGCCGACGCTCTATCACGACGTCGTCCACCATCCGCGCTTCGCTCAGACGGACGTCACCAGCGTGCGCAAGCTCGGCTTCGCGGGCGCGCCGATGACGGACGGACTGCTCAACAAGCTCACCGAGGCCTTTTCGCCGGAGCTCTTCGTCAATCACTACGGCTCGTCGGAAATCTACACCTTCACGATCAACCAGAAGGCCGCGGCCAAGCCCGGCTGCGCCGGCAAGGCCGGGCTGAATCAGCTCATCCGCGTCGTCAAGCTCGGCGCGGTCTCGGCGCGCGATCTCGCCGCTCCCGGCGAAGAGGGCGAGATCGTCGCGCTGGCCGCGAGCGACGAGGCCTTCGAGGGCTACTGGAAGCGCCCCGAGGCCGATGCCAAGTCACTGCGCGACGGCTGGTACTTCACCGGCGACACCGGCTTCTTCGATGCCGAGGGCGACCTCTACGTCTCCGGTCGCGTCGACGACATGATCATCACCGGCGGCGAGAACGTCTCGCCGGTCGAGATCGAAAGCTGCCTCTCGCTGCACCCCGGCGTCTCCGAGGTCGCCGTCGTCGGCCTGCCCGACGAGCGCTGGGGCAAGATCGTCGTCGCCTTCGTTCAGCGCGCCGGCCCGGTCACCGCCGAAGAACTCGACCAACACTGCAAGGCGACCGGGCTCGCCAATTTCAAGCGCCCGCGCCGCTTCGAATTCATTCAGGCAATCCCGAAATCGCCCGTGGGCAAGCTGCTGCGCCGCCAACTCGTCGCCGGCGAGTACGAACCCGAACCCGGCCTCACCGCCGAATGATCGCCTCATCCCCCGTCCCCGACCGAAAGGCCCGCCCGATGAACGCCATAGCCCCGATCCACCCCGCATTGACCGGCCTCGACGGCTTCAGCGTCGAGATCGACGCCGCCCGCGAGCGCGCCGACATCATCCTCAGCCGCCCGCCGATGAACGTCATCTCGATGCCGCAGCGCGACCAGTTGCGGAAGGTCTTCGAGGCGCTGGACGAAGATGACCGCGTTCGTGTCATCGTGCTGCGCGCGATCGGCGAGAATTTTTCCTCCGGCGGCTACATCAAGGGCTTCCTCGAGGCTTCGCCCGAGCATGTCTCGAAGCTCGCCTGGAACATCGCCGCCCCGGCGCGCTGCACCAAGCCGGTCATCGTCGCCAATCGCGGCTATGCCTTCGGTGTCGGCTTCGAGATCTCGCTCGCCTGCGATTTCCGCATCGTCTCCGAGTCCTGCCAGTACGCGCTGCCAGAGCAGAAGCTCGGCCAGATACCGGGCTCGGGCGGTTCCGCCCGGCTGCAGAAGATGGTCGGCATCACCCGGACCAAGGACATTGTGATGCGCTCGAAGCGCATTTCGGGGCGGCAGGCCTATGACTGGGGCGTCGCCACCGAATGCGTGCCCGACGCCGAGCTGGAAGCGGCGACCGATCGGCTGGTCGACGAACTGCGCAGTTTCTCGCCGATCGCCCAGCGTACCGCCAAGAAGCTCCTCAACGACACCGAGGACACGACGCTCGCCATCGCGATCGAGCTGGAGGGGCACTGCTACAGCCGACTGCGCCAGTCCGACGACTTCCGCGAGGGCGTCGAGGCCTTCCACGCCAAGCGCGCTCCGAAATTCATCGGGAGCTGACGCCATGGCGGGCGAGTTCGCGACCGTGAGCGACCAAGGCTGGCAGGAGGCGACGTTGAAGGAGCTCGCCCGTCTGGCGCGGGGCTCCTTCGTCGATCATCTCGGCCTGCGCCTGGTCGCGCTCGATGCGGACATGCTCGCGGCCGAGCTGCCGGTTCGCACGCAGATTGCCGGACATGACGGCCGGCTCCAGCCCGGCATCGCCCTGGCGATCGCGGAAGCCACGGGCATGCTGGCGAGCCACGCCATCATGGGCCAACGGCTGCATGACGCCGCCTGCCTCGACCTCAGCGCCAATCACTGCGGCTGCGTCATGGTTGGCGAAACGGTGCGCGTGACGGTGCAGGCGCTCTGCCTTGGCCGGCGCACCCATAATTGGGAGGTACATCTACGGGCCGTCGACGACAGGCTTCTCTGCGTCGCGAAACTAAGGATCGCCATCAAGAACCGCACGGACGAACCCGTCCGCGTGGCCGCTTGAGCAGGGTCTAACCTGCCCGCGCAAACACGTCCAACGGGAGGATATCGCCATGAATATCATCATTCGGCTCACCGCCGCCGCCCTGCTCGCCGCGACCGCGCTGTCGCAGCCCGCCTTCGCACAGTCCGGGCCGATCAAGATTGGGGTCGTCACCCCGCTTTCGGGCACCTACACGCCGATCGGCCAACAGGTCCGCTGGGGGCTCGAACTTGCGGCGAAGGAAATCAATGCGGCCGGCGGCATTTCCGGTCGGCAGGTCAATCTGCTGTTCGAGGACGAGGAAGCCAACCCGTCCGTGGCAGTGCAAAAGGCCGAGAAGCTGCTTCAGGTCGAAAAGGTCGATTTCCTGACCGGTACCGTAAATTCCGGCTCGACGCTCGCCGTCGCCCAGCTCGCCGAGCGCAATGCCAAGCTCGCGGCGACGACGGTCTCCTTCGCCGACTCGATCACAACCGACAAATGCTCGCCCAACATGTTCCGGGTGAACGCGCGCGCCGAGCAGCAGTCTGTGGCGCTCGCGGCCTGGCTCGCCAAGGAGAAGCCCAAGGCCAAGGTCTTCTATCTCGGCCCCGACTACGAGATGGGCCGCTCCACCGTCGCGGCCTTCAAGTCGAGCGCCGAGAAAGGTGGGGCGCAGAGCGGCGGCGAGGTCTTCGCGCCGCTCGATTCCAAGGATTACACTCAGTATTTCGGCCAGATCCGCGCCTCGCGGCCGCAGGTCGTCTACACCTCCGTCGCCGGCAACGACACGGTGCGGCTGCTGACGCAGCTGCAGGATTTCGGCCTGCTTTCGGGCCTGACCGTGGTCGGTGCGTCCGGCACCGTGACCTCGCAGAACATCACCGCGATCGGCGCGGCCGCGGAGGGCTTCGCCACCGGCGTCGGCTACTCGCCGCAGATCGACTCGCCCGAGAACAAGACATTCGTCGCGGCCTTCCGCGCGGCCAACAAGACCGATCCTGACCTCTACGGCGCCGATAGCTATGGCCTGCTCTTCGC includes the following:
- a CDS encoding FAD binding domain-containing protein, whose product is MKPAAFDYIRASDLSEALDALSRHGSDARIIAGGQSLLPMLNMRLAKPAVLIDVMGIPGLDQVRREGDAIVVPAGVRQAALMRRPNLAAELPLLAAALPWLGHYQTRARGTVCGSAAHADPSAEIPLCLVALDGEIRLRSRKKSRTVKASAFFAGMMVTDKSDDELIEAVAFPTAKAGTGHAFKEVARRHGDFAIVGCAAVATRDAIHFAVAGVADKPERRSFPLLEGTALSDALNAFAWDLDARDDVHATARLRRNLVRSLGRDTIAEALSCRA
- a CDS encoding PaaI family thioesterase; amino-acid sequence: MAGEFATVSDQGWQEATLKELARLARGSFVDHLGLRLVALDADMLAAELPVRTQIAGHDGRLQPGIALAIAEATGMLASHAIMGQRLHDAACLDLSANHCGCVMVGETVRVTVQALCLGRRTHNWEVHLRAVDDRLLCVAKLRIAIKNRTDEPVRVAA
- a CDS encoding ABC transporter substrate-binding protein → MNIIIRLTAAALLAATALSQPAFAQSGPIKIGVVTPLSGTYTPIGQQVRWGLELAAKEINAAGGISGRQVNLLFEDEEANPSVAVQKAEKLLQVEKVDFLTGTVNSGSTLAVAQLAERNAKLAATTVSFADSITTDKCSPNMFRVNARAEQQSVALAAWLAKEKPKAKVFYLGPDYEMGRSTVAAFKSSAEKGGAQSGGEVFAPLDSKDYTQYFGQIRASRPQVVYTSVAGNDTVRLLTQLQDFGLLSGLTVVGASGTVTSQNITAIGAAAEGFATGVGYSPQIDSPENKTFVAAFRAANKTDPDLYGADSYGLLFAYKAAVEKAGSTETDKVREALRGLSWQTPQGTKTIRAGDHQAMQPMYVVRVTKGKFDIIDNVSSESAIGPDACTRF
- a CDS encoding xanthine dehydrogenase family protein molybdopterin-binding subunit codes for the protein MERVEDAALLTGRGRFIDDLGIRPGTLHAAILRSPHAHADILSIDSAAAAAMPGVAAIVTGHDLARLTTPMVAGLKVAVENWPMAVERVRYVGEPVAIVVALDRYLAEDALDAIEIEYGPLPCVIDPLASLEADAPVLHDKAGANLVSDRSFRYGEPEAAFAAAAHRVEVSIAYPRNTGSPMETFGVVADYDPHEDAYEILANFQGPFSIHAVMARCLKVPGNRLRLRMPPDSGGSFGVKQGVAPYAVLIGVAARMAGAPVKWIEDRLEHLSAAVAATNRVTTLKAAVTSEGRITALDWDQVEDCGAYPRAPEPATLYRMHGNLTGAYDIRNLAIRNRVVLTNKAPTGLVRGFGGPQVYYALERLMQRIAVELGLDPLAVIRANLIQSGAFPYRTASGALYDSGDYVKAVDLATAEGRLAKLERRRDEARAAGRCYGIGFAAAVEPSVSNMGYITTVLTAAERKKAGPKNGAQATATVSLDPVGSVSVHVASVPQGQGHRTVLAQVVADVFGLPREAVNVVADLDTGKDAWSIASGNYSSRFAAAVAGTAHLAATRLRDKLAAIAGSQLDVPPGQIGFAGGAVFAKGDAANTLPLRPRRRSFALVACAAARRRRPGDPRDRLLDAPGAVRSNRDR
- a CDS encoding xanthine dehydrogenase family protein molybdopterin-binding subunit; translation: MPDGVDQAIRETAFWTPPELSAPTEIDEVNSSLCHGFIFDMAGVEVEVETGKVRIDRYVTMHDCGRVLHPGMVEGQIRGGFAQALGATFYEELAYADDGAFLTGTFADYLLPTATETPDIEILHIETPSPFTPLGAKGVGEGNCMSTPVCLANAVADALGVAELNLPLTPARVAALIAAPEPALPEAHRDRGAGLGAAKPGDRTLRGEGQARVAATPEAIWAMLLDADQLASIIPGCNGVRKLSETYFKADVTLGVGPVKGRYKAEIKLCDLDPPKAATLTGSVSGALGTGGGSGRVSLSPGEDGLTIISYTYEAAVGGKVAAIGGRLLDGAAKAIIGQFFAALARKAAPESAKTGFFARLLRRRA
- a CDS encoding AMP-binding protein — encoded protein: MFDLGTSFMASVARDPDALAIVDGDVRLSYSQWLRRISSLVASFDGMGLKAGDHVVTVLQNRWEAASLHWACQFAGLTIVPINWRAKPDEIDFVIENCEARAIAFEAVAGQAMAESRLATSIPRISIGADARPAELTFAEMVAVPAPTATPRARADAWSLMLYTSGTTAKPKGVPRRHRAERMAGLAHVAQNLYAHGERTLGVMPLYHTMGVRSLIAMSLIGGVFVCLPRFDVGQALALIEAEAITNLYLVPTLYHDVVHHPRFAQTDVTSVRKLGFAGAPMTDGLLNKLTEAFSPELFVNHYGSSEIYTFTINQKAAAKPGCAGKAGLNQLIRVVKLGAVSARDLAAPGEEGEIVALAASDEAFEGYWKRPEADAKSLRDGWYFTGDTGFFDAEGDLYVSGRVDDMIITGGENVSPVEIESCLSLHPGVSEVAVVGLPDERWGKIVVAFVQRAGPVTAEELDQHCKATGLANFKRPRRFEFIQAIPKSPVGKLLRRQLVAGEYEPEPGLTAE
- a CDS encoding enoyl-CoA hydratase/isomerase family protein; this encodes MNAIAPIHPALTGLDGFSVEIDAARERADIILSRPPMNVISMPQRDQLRKVFEALDEDDRVRVIVLRAIGENFSSGGYIKGFLEASPEHVSKLAWNIAAPARCTKPVIVANRGYAFGVGFEISLACDFRIVSESCQYALPEQKLGQIPGSGGSARLQKMVGITRTKDIVMRSKRISGRQAYDWGVATECVPDAELEAATDRLVDELRSFSPIAQRTAKKLLNDTEDTTLAIAIELEGHCYSRLRQSDDFREGVEAFHAKRAPKFIGS
- a CDS encoding (2Fe-2S)-binding protein, whose amino-acid sequence is MSRLSATTRHRVAFMLNGRPVSLEAEPRLLATDALRHDLGATGTHVGCEHGVCGACTIQIDGAPARACLTLAVQLEGCEVRTVEGLAPAADRLSVMQAAFRRHHALQCGFCTAGILISLDAFLREQPHPSEEQLREVVGGHLCRCTGYTPIIRAALEAAAQLRAAPSLPEAAHV